From Zingiber officinale cultivar Zhangliang chromosome 5B, Zo_v1.1, whole genome shotgun sequence, the proteins below share one genomic window:
- the LOC121984065 gene encoding alpha-1,4 glucan phosphorylase L isozyme, chloroplastic/amyloplastic-like isoform X1, with protein sequence MASSPIFPRSASFSRVGSTPRSPFFLSSAGVVVPAVFFGGIGSRCRSRRLGRSISVRSVASDREVKRSVNAGVGTPSFKKSIANDASTIASNIKYHADFTPSFSRESSDLPKAYFATAQSVRDALIINWNATYEYYEKMNVKQAYYLSMEFLQGRALLNAIGNLELTGQYAEALRQLGHTLENVAEKEPDAALGNGGLGRLASCFLDSLATLNYPAWGYGLRYRYGLFKQNVTKDGQEEVAENWLEMGNPWEIVRNDVLYRIKFYGKVVIGSDGKKHWIGGENIEVIAHDVPIPGYKTTTTINLRLWSTRVPSKNFDLGAFNSGEHAKASKAHSDAEKICYILYPGDDSLEGKILRLKQQYTLCSASLQDIIVRFEKRSGSSINWEEFPNKVAVQMNDTHPTLCIPELMRILIDVKGLNWDQAWKITQRTVAYTNHTVLPEALEKWSLELMQKLLPRHVEIIEKIDDELLKNIISENGKEDLELLEKKLKDMRILDNVDFPDPVQKLFHKPKKETIKGSLKKILTEAPLQSVQNLLVKNSSVLEEDLSEKAEAEEEDPEDGELTFLKSNLQLPKMVRMANLCVVGGHAVNGVAEIHSDIVKKEVFNSFYELWPEKFQNKTNGVTPRRWIRFCNPELSGVLTKWLGTDEWVLNTEKLAELRKFADNEDLHLEWRAVKRNNKTKVASFIKEKTGYMVSPDSMFDIQVKRIHEYKRQLLNILGIVYRYKKMKEMSAKERLSSFVPRVCIFGGKAFSTYVQAKRIVKFITDVGFTINHDSDIGDLLKVVFVPDYNVSVAEMLIPASELSQHISTAGMEASGTSNMKFAMNGCILIGTLDGANVEIREEVGEDNFFLFGARAHQIAGLRKERAEGKFIPDPRFEEVKKFVRSGIFGSCNYSELMESLEGNEGFGRADYFLVGKDFPSYLECQEKVDEAFRDQKRWTKMSILNTAGSFKFSSDRTIHEYAKDIWDIKPVLLP encoded by the exons ATGGCGTCTTCGCCGATCTTTCCTCGATCCGCTTCCTTCTCCCGAGTCGGATCCACTCCGAGATCGCCGTTTTTTCTTTCCTCGGCCGGCGTCGTCGTCCCGGCCGTCTTTTTCGGCGGGATCGGTAGCAGGTGCCGCAGCCGCCGTCTCGGCAGATCCATCTCCGTCAGGAGCGTCGCCAGCGACCGGGAGGTCAAGCGTTCCGTCAATGCTGGCG TAGGTACCCCAAGTTTCAAGAAATCTATTGCAAATGATGCCTCAACTATAGCATCAAATATAAAGTACCATGCTGATTTCACTCCCTCATTCTCTCGGGAGAGTTCCGATCTTCCAAAGGCTTACTTTGCTACTGCTCAAAGTGTTCGTGATGCACTAATAATAAATTGGAATGCGACTTATGAATACTATGAAAAGATGAATGTGAAACAGGCTTACTATCTTTCAATGGAGTTTCTTCAG GGAAGAGCACTGTTAAATGCAATTGGTAATTTGGAGCTAACCGGCCAATATGCAGAAGCATTGAGGCAACTAGGACACACTCTTGAGAATGTTGCGGAGAAG GAACCAGATGCTGCACTTGGGAATGGAGGTCTAGGACGTCTAGCTTCGTGCTTTTTGGATTCCTTGGCAACTTTGAATTATCCTGCTTGGGGATATGGGCTTCGTTACAGATATGGTTTATTCAAACAGAATGTCACAAAAGATGGACAGGAGGAAGTTGCAGAAAATTGGCTTGAG ATGGGAAATCCCTGGGAAATTGTTCGAAATGATGTCTTGTATCGTATAAAATTTTACGGCAAGGTGGTCATTGGTTCAGATGGAAAGAAGCATTGGATTGGTGGGGAGAATATTGAAGTTATTGCCCATGATGTACCAATTCCTGGATACAAAACTACAACCACAATTAACTTGCGTCTCTGGTCAACAAGAGTGCCATCCAAAAATTTTGATTTGGGAGCTTTTAATTCTGGAGAACATGCCAAAGCATCCAAGGCACATTCAGATGCTGAAAAG ATATGCTATATATTATATCCTGGAGATGATTCTCTAGAGGGAAAAATTCTGCGGTTAAAACAACAATATACACTTTGTTCGGCCTCTCTTCAGGATATTATCGTGCGCTTTGAGAAGCGCTCTGGAAGTTCCATTAATTGGGAAGAATTTCCTAACAAGGTTGCAGTACAAATGAATGATACTCACCCTACTCTGTGCATCCCAGAATTAATGAGGATACTGATTGATGTGAAAGGTTTAAACTGGGATCAGGCTTGGAAAATCACTCAGAG AACTGTCGCATATACAAACCATACAGTTCTTCCTGAAGCtttagagaagtggagtttggaGTTGATGCAGAAGTTACTTCCACGACATGTGGAGATCATAGAAAAGATAGATGATGAG TTGCTTAAGAACATCATTTCGGAAAATGGAAAAGAGGATCTTGAACTTTTGGAGAAGAAACTCAAAGATATGAGAATTTTGGACAATGTTGACTTTCCAGATCCAGTTCAGAAATTGTTCCACAAACCAAAGAAAGAGACCATAAAAGGGAGCCTTAAAAAGATCTTGACAGAAGCTCCCCTTCAATCTGTACAAAATCTTCTAGTGAAAAATTCCAGTGTTCTGGAAGAAGATTTGTCTGAAAAAgctgaagcagaggaagaagatcCTGAAGATGGAGAACTAACATTTTTGAAATCTAATCTACAGTTACCTAAGATGGTTCGCATGGCAAATCTCTGTGTTGTCGGCGGCCATGCAGTGAATGGAGTTGCTGAAATACACAGTGACATAGTTAAAAAGGAAGTGTTCAACAGCTTCTATGAG TTATGGCCAGAAAAATTTCAGAATAAGACAAATGGTGTAACTCCTCGTCGCTGGATACGTTTTTGCAATCCTGAATTGAGTGGTGTATTAACTAAGTGGCTTGGTACAGATGAATGGGTTCTGAACACTGAGAAGCTAGCAGAACTTAGGAAG TTTGCTGATAATGAGGACCTCCATTTGGAATGGAGAGCTGTTAAAAGAAACAACAAAACTAAAGTTGCTtcatttataaaagaaaaaacaGGATATATGGTCAGCCCAGATTCTATGTTTGATATTCAG GTGAAGCGGATTCATGAATATAAGCGTCAGCTATTGAATATCCTAGGAATTGTCTACCGCtataagaaaatgaaagaaaTGAGTGCAAAAGAGAGATTATCCAGTTTTGTACCTAGGGTCTGTATATTTGGCGGGAAAGCTTTTTCTACATATGTTCAAGCCAAGAGAATAGTTAAGTTCATCACAGATGTTGGGTTCACAATAAATCATGATTCAGATATTGGAGATTTACTGAAG GTTGTCTTTGTTCCCGACTACAATGTCAGCGTTGCTGAGATGCTCATACCAGCCAGCGAGTTATCCCAACATATCAG CACTGCTGGCATGGAAGCAAGTGGAACCAGCAACATGAAGTTTGCAATGAATGGCTGCATCCTAATTGGAACTTTGGATGGAGCCAACGTTGAGATAAGGGAAGAAGTCGGAGAAGataacttcttcctctttggcGCTCGCGCTCACCAAATCGCTGGTTTGAGGAAAGAAAGAGCGGAGGGAAAG TTTATACCGGACCCACGATTTGAGGAGGTAAAGAAATTTGTCCGGAGCGGTATATTTGGATCCTGTAACTACAGCGAGCTTATGGAATCCTTGGAAGGGAATGAAGGATTTGGTCGTGCAGATTATTTTCTTGTCGGCAAGGACTTTCCAAGTTACCTCGAATGCCAAGAGAAAGTTGACGAAGCATTCCGTGATCAAAAG AGATGGACAAAAATGTCAATCTTGAACACAGCCGGCTCCTTCAAGTTTAGCAGTGACCGGACGATTCACGAGTACGCAAAGGACATCTGGGACATCAAACCTGTTCTCTTGCCTTGA
- the LOC121984065 gene encoding alpha-1,4 glucan phosphorylase L isozyme, chloroplastic/amyloplastic-like isoform X2, translating into MASSPIFPRSASFSRVGSTPRSPFFLSSAGVVVPAVFFGGIGSRCRSRRLGRSISVRSVASDREVKRSVNAGGTPSFKKSIANDASTIASNIKYHADFTPSFSRESSDLPKAYFATAQSVRDALIINWNATYEYYEKMNVKQAYYLSMEFLQGRALLNAIGNLELTGQYAEALRQLGHTLENVAEKEPDAALGNGGLGRLASCFLDSLATLNYPAWGYGLRYRYGLFKQNVTKDGQEEVAENWLEMGNPWEIVRNDVLYRIKFYGKVVIGSDGKKHWIGGENIEVIAHDVPIPGYKTTTTINLRLWSTRVPSKNFDLGAFNSGEHAKASKAHSDAEKICYILYPGDDSLEGKILRLKQQYTLCSASLQDIIVRFEKRSGSSINWEEFPNKVAVQMNDTHPTLCIPELMRILIDVKGLNWDQAWKITQRTVAYTNHTVLPEALEKWSLELMQKLLPRHVEIIEKIDDELLKNIISENGKEDLELLEKKLKDMRILDNVDFPDPVQKLFHKPKKETIKGSLKKILTEAPLQSVQNLLVKNSSVLEEDLSEKAEAEEEDPEDGELTFLKSNLQLPKMVRMANLCVVGGHAVNGVAEIHSDIVKKEVFNSFYELWPEKFQNKTNGVTPRRWIRFCNPELSGVLTKWLGTDEWVLNTEKLAELRKFADNEDLHLEWRAVKRNNKTKVASFIKEKTGYMVSPDSMFDIQVKRIHEYKRQLLNILGIVYRYKKMKEMSAKERLSSFVPRVCIFGGKAFSTYVQAKRIVKFITDVGFTINHDSDIGDLLKVVFVPDYNVSVAEMLIPASELSQHISTAGMEASGTSNMKFAMNGCILIGTLDGANVEIREEVGEDNFFLFGARAHQIAGLRKERAEGKFIPDPRFEEVKKFVRSGIFGSCNYSELMESLEGNEGFGRADYFLVGKDFPSYLECQEKVDEAFRDQKRWTKMSILNTAGSFKFSSDRTIHEYAKDIWDIKPVLLP; encoded by the exons ATGGCGTCTTCGCCGATCTTTCCTCGATCCGCTTCCTTCTCCCGAGTCGGATCCACTCCGAGATCGCCGTTTTTTCTTTCCTCGGCCGGCGTCGTCGTCCCGGCCGTCTTTTTCGGCGGGATCGGTAGCAGGTGCCGCAGCCGCCGTCTCGGCAGATCCATCTCCGTCAGGAGCGTCGCCAGCGACCGGGAGGTCAAGCGTTCCGTCAATGCTGGCG GTACCCCAAGTTTCAAGAAATCTATTGCAAATGATGCCTCAACTATAGCATCAAATATAAAGTACCATGCTGATTTCACTCCCTCATTCTCTCGGGAGAGTTCCGATCTTCCAAAGGCTTACTTTGCTACTGCTCAAAGTGTTCGTGATGCACTAATAATAAATTGGAATGCGACTTATGAATACTATGAAAAGATGAATGTGAAACAGGCTTACTATCTTTCAATGGAGTTTCTTCAG GGAAGAGCACTGTTAAATGCAATTGGTAATTTGGAGCTAACCGGCCAATATGCAGAAGCATTGAGGCAACTAGGACACACTCTTGAGAATGTTGCGGAGAAG GAACCAGATGCTGCACTTGGGAATGGAGGTCTAGGACGTCTAGCTTCGTGCTTTTTGGATTCCTTGGCAACTTTGAATTATCCTGCTTGGGGATATGGGCTTCGTTACAGATATGGTTTATTCAAACAGAATGTCACAAAAGATGGACAGGAGGAAGTTGCAGAAAATTGGCTTGAG ATGGGAAATCCCTGGGAAATTGTTCGAAATGATGTCTTGTATCGTATAAAATTTTACGGCAAGGTGGTCATTGGTTCAGATGGAAAGAAGCATTGGATTGGTGGGGAGAATATTGAAGTTATTGCCCATGATGTACCAATTCCTGGATACAAAACTACAACCACAATTAACTTGCGTCTCTGGTCAACAAGAGTGCCATCCAAAAATTTTGATTTGGGAGCTTTTAATTCTGGAGAACATGCCAAAGCATCCAAGGCACATTCAGATGCTGAAAAG ATATGCTATATATTATATCCTGGAGATGATTCTCTAGAGGGAAAAATTCTGCGGTTAAAACAACAATATACACTTTGTTCGGCCTCTCTTCAGGATATTATCGTGCGCTTTGAGAAGCGCTCTGGAAGTTCCATTAATTGGGAAGAATTTCCTAACAAGGTTGCAGTACAAATGAATGATACTCACCCTACTCTGTGCATCCCAGAATTAATGAGGATACTGATTGATGTGAAAGGTTTAAACTGGGATCAGGCTTGGAAAATCACTCAGAG AACTGTCGCATATACAAACCATACAGTTCTTCCTGAAGCtttagagaagtggagtttggaGTTGATGCAGAAGTTACTTCCACGACATGTGGAGATCATAGAAAAGATAGATGATGAG TTGCTTAAGAACATCATTTCGGAAAATGGAAAAGAGGATCTTGAACTTTTGGAGAAGAAACTCAAAGATATGAGAATTTTGGACAATGTTGACTTTCCAGATCCAGTTCAGAAATTGTTCCACAAACCAAAGAAAGAGACCATAAAAGGGAGCCTTAAAAAGATCTTGACAGAAGCTCCCCTTCAATCTGTACAAAATCTTCTAGTGAAAAATTCCAGTGTTCTGGAAGAAGATTTGTCTGAAAAAgctgaagcagaggaagaagatcCTGAAGATGGAGAACTAACATTTTTGAAATCTAATCTACAGTTACCTAAGATGGTTCGCATGGCAAATCTCTGTGTTGTCGGCGGCCATGCAGTGAATGGAGTTGCTGAAATACACAGTGACATAGTTAAAAAGGAAGTGTTCAACAGCTTCTATGAG TTATGGCCAGAAAAATTTCAGAATAAGACAAATGGTGTAACTCCTCGTCGCTGGATACGTTTTTGCAATCCTGAATTGAGTGGTGTATTAACTAAGTGGCTTGGTACAGATGAATGGGTTCTGAACACTGAGAAGCTAGCAGAACTTAGGAAG TTTGCTGATAATGAGGACCTCCATTTGGAATGGAGAGCTGTTAAAAGAAACAACAAAACTAAAGTTGCTtcatttataaaagaaaaaacaGGATATATGGTCAGCCCAGATTCTATGTTTGATATTCAG GTGAAGCGGATTCATGAATATAAGCGTCAGCTATTGAATATCCTAGGAATTGTCTACCGCtataagaaaatgaaagaaaTGAGTGCAAAAGAGAGATTATCCAGTTTTGTACCTAGGGTCTGTATATTTGGCGGGAAAGCTTTTTCTACATATGTTCAAGCCAAGAGAATAGTTAAGTTCATCACAGATGTTGGGTTCACAATAAATCATGATTCAGATATTGGAGATTTACTGAAG GTTGTCTTTGTTCCCGACTACAATGTCAGCGTTGCTGAGATGCTCATACCAGCCAGCGAGTTATCCCAACATATCAG CACTGCTGGCATGGAAGCAAGTGGAACCAGCAACATGAAGTTTGCAATGAATGGCTGCATCCTAATTGGAACTTTGGATGGAGCCAACGTTGAGATAAGGGAAGAAGTCGGAGAAGataacttcttcctctttggcGCTCGCGCTCACCAAATCGCTGGTTTGAGGAAAGAAAGAGCGGAGGGAAAG TTTATACCGGACCCACGATTTGAGGAGGTAAAGAAATTTGTCCGGAGCGGTATATTTGGATCCTGTAACTACAGCGAGCTTATGGAATCCTTGGAAGGGAATGAAGGATTTGGTCGTGCAGATTATTTTCTTGTCGGCAAGGACTTTCCAAGTTACCTCGAATGCCAAGAGAAAGTTGACGAAGCATTCCGTGATCAAAAG AGATGGACAAAAATGTCAATCTTGAACACAGCCGGCTCCTTCAAGTTTAGCAGTGACCGGACGATTCACGAGTACGCAAAGGACATCTGGGACATCAAACCTGTTCTCTTGCCTTGA